The following are from one region of the Solidesulfovibrio fructosivorans JJ] genome:
- a CDS encoding tyrosine-type recombinase/integrase: MAGNGNRNHPQRGSSIAVEPIKSLRAIATIKKLLADSPRNYALFVVGINTALRGCDLLSLTAGEVRAILADPDGAAKRERKTGKKRRLTANGAVRKALLGLLATRDFADEDQVFQGQRGPITKQYLWALVKGWCGAINLPGHYGAHTLRKTWGYHQRVTYGVDIPTLMAIFGHATQRQTLAYLCIQPEEIRSVYANEL; this comes from the coding sequence ATGGCCGGAAACGGAAACAGGAATCATCCCCAGCGGGGCAGCTCCATCGCCGTGGAGCCGATCAAGAGCTTGCGGGCAATCGCCACCATCAAGAAATTGCTGGCGGATAGTCCGCGCAACTACGCGCTTTTTGTGGTCGGGATCAACACGGCGCTTCGCGGCTGCGACCTGCTGTCGCTGACGGCCGGCGAGGTGCGCGCCATCCTGGCCGATCCGGACGGCGCGGCCAAACGTGAACGCAAAACCGGGAAGAAGCGGCGGTTGACCGCCAACGGCGCGGTGCGCAAGGCGCTGCTCGGACTTTTGGCCACGCGGGACTTCGCGGACGAGGATCAGGTCTTCCAGGGCCAGCGCGGGCCGATCACCAAGCAGTACCTGTGGGCCCTGGTCAAGGGCTGGTGCGGGGCCATCAACCTGCCCGGACATTACGGCGCGCACACCTTGCGCAAGACCTGGGGCTATCACCAGCGCGTGACTTACGGCGTGGATATCCCCACGCTGATGGCGATTTTCGGCCACGCCACCCAGCGCCAAACCCTGGCATACCTGTGCATCCAACCCGAAGAAATCCGATCGGTCTACGCCAACGAGCTGTAG
- a CDS encoding protein-tyrosine phosphatase family protein — protein sequence MPDVKPKHRRSIFDTLKKSADGRLSLAEAARMADKISVFPTKRPEPEAAPAQACPDESDHTSVHLSDHLPAQVSDQVSAPLSGPVTRPLSGQELGPLSDHELTHAPTLDPTPKYDPTVEPRGVPTRSPADTLGMKQIIRSLAENKRRFLHFIIDNEPDGDDYILNRHSVARALQLTEISVKRYFAEFAELGFFRKETYRHGVCQGLRLFLVHSRCQAFKQHDPTLDLTPDPTHEPKDVPTMAPVKAPEPTGDPTINKEDRKIENLSISSERIAMTWPNLHRAGFDREQFEQITASLAELGKPVDKVVGSLDHAEWELAQGAMRDKEGQPVLDPCAWVFRSLARTGYYRRPKGYVSPEEQAARDAEEEARAVAVAWRKAEQAQFETWRDALSPEKLAQAMHGYPGGPKDAWLKAAWRKSRT from the coding sequence ATGCCCGACGTCAAACCCAAACACAGACGCTCTATCTTCGATACGCTCAAGAAGTCGGCGGATGGCCGGCTCAGTCTTGCCGAGGCCGCGCGCATGGCCGACAAGATCAGCGTTTTCCCCACCAAGCGCCCGGAGCCGGAGGCTGCTCCGGCCCAGGCGTGCCCAGATGAGTCGGATCATACTTCAGTTCATCTGTCGGATCATTTGCCGGCTCAAGTGTCGGATCAGGTGTCGGCACCCCTGTCGGGACCGGTGACCCGACCGCTGTCGGGACAGGAGTTGGGACCCCTGTCGGATCATGAGCTGACGCATGCACCAACTCTTGATCCAACCCCTAAATATGATCCGACCGTTGAGCCGAGAGGTGTCCCTACTAGGTCTCCGGCTGATACGCTCGGGATGAAACAGATCATTCGAAGCCTGGCCGAGAACAAGCGGCGCTTCCTCCATTTTATCATCGACAACGAACCGGACGGGGATGATTATATCCTCAACCGTCATTCCGTGGCGAGAGCACTTCAACTCACCGAAATTTCAGTAAAAAGGTATTTTGCCGAGTTCGCCGAACTGGGCTTTTTCCGCAAGGAGACCTACCGCCACGGCGTGTGCCAGGGACTGCGCCTGTTTCTGGTCCACTCCCGTTGCCAAGCATTTAAGCAGCATGACCCGACACTTGACCTGACACCTGATCCAACGCATGAGCCGAAGGATGTCCCAACCATGGCGCCAGTGAAGGCGCCTGAGCCGACAGGTGATCCGACCATAAATAAGGAAGATAGAAAGATAGAAAATCTATCTATCTCTTCAGAGCGTATCGCGATGACTTGGCCCAATCTGCACCGGGCAGGTTTTGACCGGGAACAATTCGAACAGATCACCGCGTCATTGGCCGAGCTTGGCAAACCCGTCGACAAGGTGGTGGGAAGCCTTGATCATGCCGAATGGGAGCTGGCCCAGGGAGCCATGCGCGACAAAGAGGGCCAGCCTGTGCTCGACCCATGTGCCTGGGTTTTCCGTTCCCTGGCCCGCACCGGCTATTACCGTCGTCCAAAAGGGTATGTTTCGCCCGAGGAACAGGCGGCCCGGGATGCCGAAGAGGAAGCTAGGGCCGTGGCCGTGGCCTGGCGCAAGGCCGAGCAGGCACAGTTCGAGACCTGGCGTGATGCGCTTTCCCCGGAGAAACTGGCCCAGGCTATGCACGGCTATCCCGGCGGCCCGAAGGATGCCTGGCTCAAGGCGGCCTGGCGCAAGTCCCGGACGTGA